A region of the Microbulbifer pacificus genome:
GGGGAGGACAATGAAGAGAAGAAATTTCCTCAAGATCGCCGGTGTCGGAACCAGCGGCATACTGCTGCCGGTCTATGGCGCACAGGTTTCCGCGGCCCAGCTCGCGGGAAACGCGATCGATGTCGGCCATAAGAAAACACTCGCCGATGTTGCTCTGAATACCGCCCGCAAGGCCGGCGCCACCTACACCGATGTACGCATTGGCCGCTACCTGAATCAATTCGTGCTCACCCGCGAGACCAATGTCGAAAATATCGTCAACACGGAATCGTTGGGCGCCGGCATCCGTGTCATTGCCAACGGTACCTGGGGCTTTGCCGCAACCAACGACCTGAGCGCGGACGGCATCGCCAGGGCGGCGCGTCAGGCAGTGGCCGTGGCCAGGGCCAACTCGAAATACCAGACCGAACCGGTGCAGCTGGCTCCCGTAAAAGGTGTTGGCGAGGTTTCCTGGCAGACGCCGATTCAGAAAAATGCGATTGACGTGCCCATCAGCGAGAAAGTCGACTTCCTGATGGAAGTCAACAACGGCGCACTGAAGGCCGGCGCCAGCTTCATCAACTCGTCTCTCTATCTGGTGAACGAACAGAAGTACTTCGCCTCTTCCGATGGCTCCTACATTGACCAGGATATACACCGTCTGTGGGCACCGATGCAGGTGACGGTGGTCGACAAGGACAGTGGCGTGTTCAAAACCCGCAACGGTCTGAGTGATCCAGTCGGACGCGGTTACGAGTATCTGGAGGGCCGCGAGGAAGACAAGATCCACGGCCAGACCACGCTGTACAAAAACTCCTACGACATGGCGGAGGACGCCGTGCTCGCCGCCGAGCAGGCCCGTGCCAAGCTCACCGCCAAATCCATTGAACCCGGCAAGTACGATCTGGTACTCGAGCCCTCCCACCTGATGCTGACCATCCACGAGTCCGTGGGCCACCCGCTGGAACTCGACCGCGTGCTCGGCTACGAGGCGAACTATGCGGGCACGTCATTTGCAACGCTGGATAAGTGGCGCAGTGGCAAATTCAACTACGGCAGCGACAAGGTGAACTTGTTTGCCGACAAGGTTCAGCCGGGCTCCCTCGGGGCCGTCGGTTACGACGACGAGGGTGTGAAAACCAAGCGCTGGGATCTGGTCAAGGACGGCGTCCTGGTGAACTACCAGGCCACCCGCGACCAGGTGCACATGATCGACCAGAAGGAATCCCACGGTTGCTGCTATGCCGATAGCTGGTCAAGCGTGCAGTTCCAGCGCATGGCGAACGTGTCCCTGGCCCCCGGCGAAGAAAAATACAGCGCAAAAGAAATGATCAAGGATGTAGAAAAAGGTATCTACATTCTCGGTCGCGGTTCCTATTCCATCGACCAGCAGCGCTACAACTTCCAGTTCGGCGGCCAGCTGTTCTATGAGATCAAGGACGGGGAGATCGTTGGCCAGGTGGAAGATGTCGCCTATCAGTCCAACACGCAAGAGTTCTGGAATTCCTGTAGTGCCATCTGCGACAGCAGCGATTACCGCCTCGGCGGCACCTTCTTTGATGGCAAGGGGCAACCGAGCCAGGTGAGCGCCGTATCCCACGGCTGTTCCACCACACGGTTCGACAAAATCAATGTAATCAACACCAAGCGCAAGATCGGCTAAGCGAACAACAATAAATTTTTGGAGCAGAAAAAATGGCTATTTTATCCAGAAGTGAAGCCAAGCAGATTCTCGACAAGGTCCTGAAATACAGCAAGGCGGAAGGTGCGAGCGCACAACTTACCGGCGCCGAGACCGGCAATATTCGCTATGCGCGCAATAGTGTTTCCACCAGCGGCATCGTCAACGATATCGAACTGGCGGTGGAAGCGCGTTTCGGCAAAAAATCCGGCATCGCCACCATCAACGAATTCAGTGATGCGTCACTGGAAAAAGTCATGCGCCGCGCAGAAGAGCTGGCGAAACTTTCGCCTGACAACCCCGAGTCCATGCCGCTGCTGGGTGAGCAGAAATATCTCGCGGTAGACGGCTTCTCCAAGGTGACCGCCAATATTACTCCCGATCAGCGCGCCAAGGCGGCGGCCGACTCCATTATGGCGGCGAAGAAAAAAGACGTGGTGGCTGCAGGCTACCTGGAAGATGCGCGCTCCTTCGCCGCGGTGGCCAACACCAATGGCCTGTTCGGTTACCACGCGTCCACTTCCGCCAATTTCACCGTCACCATGCGCACCGAAAATGGCCTGGGTTCCGGCTGGGCGCAGGCCGACGTGACCGATTTCGGCAACATGAATACCGCCTCCAGCTCCGGTATCGCCATCGACAAGGCCGTGCTTTCCCAGGAAGCACGCGCACTGGAGCCCGGCAAGTACACCGTGATCATGGAGCCGAGCGCCGTGTCTGGCCTGGTGGCGTTTATGATGGGCAGTCTCGATGCGCGCAGCGCCGACGAAGGCCGCAGCTTCCTCAGCAAGAAAGGCGGCGGCAACCGCATCGGCGAGAAGATGTTCGACAAGCGCGTGCACCTGTACTCCGACCCGTCAAACACCGATGTACCGGTACAGCCCTGGTCCGATGACGACTACATGGCGCTCGAGCGTATCGACTGGGTAAAAGACGGCGTGGTGAAAAACCTGCCCTGTACCCGCTACTGGGCGACCCAGTCCAAGGGCACCGCCATTCCCGCGCCCAACAACCTGATCATGGTTGGCGGCGACAAGTCCACCGAAGAACTGATCAAGAATACCCGTCGCGGCGTGCTGGTAACCCGCACATGGTATATCCGCATGGTGGATCCGCAATCCCTGCTGCTGACCGGCCTGACCCGCGACGGAACCTTCTTTATCGAGAACGGCAAGATCAAGTACCCAATCAAGAACTTCCGCTTCAACGAGAGCCCGGTGATCATGCTCAACAATATTGAAGACATGGGGCGCCCGGAGCGCGTGAGCATGTGGGGTGGCCCGGCGATGATTCCCGCACTGAAAGTGCGCGACTTCACCTTCAGCAGCCTGTCTGACGCCGTTTAATTTACTGCAGCACTAATGAGGATCGAATAATGGATCGTAGAAAGTTTCTGCAGTTGAGCGGCGCCGGTATCGGTGCCTCTATGCTGCCCCTCTCCGGCAACGTGATTGCCGAAAGCAAGCTGACCCAGAGCGGTATGGATGTCGCGGTGAAAAAAGAGCTGGCGGATGCCGCTCTGAATACCGCCACCAAGCTCGGTGCGTCCTATGCGGATGTGCGTATTGGTCGCTACCTGAACCAGTATGTGGTCACCCGCGAGATGAAAGTACAGAACGTGGTGAACACCGAATCCATCGGTATGGGTGTGCGTGTGATCGCCAACGGCACCTGGGGTTTCTCCGCGACCAATGACATGACCAGCGATGGTATCGCCCGCGCTACCGCGCAGGCCGTTGCCACCGCCAAGGCCAACTCCAAGTACCAGCAGGAGCCGGTGCAGCTGGCGCCGGTGAAAGGCCACGGCGAAGTCAGCTGGAAAACACCGATTCAGAAAAATGCCATGCAGATCCCGCTGGCGGAAAAAGTGGATCTGCTGATGGAGGTGAACAAGGCCGCACTGGATGCCGGTGCCAGCTTCGTCAATTCCATGCTGTATCTGGTGAACGAGCAGAAATATTTTGCCTCCACCGATGGCTCCTACATCGACCAGGACGTACACCGCCTGTGGTCCCCGTTCCGGGTTACCGCAGTGGACAAGAAAGACGGCGGTTTCCGTACCCGCGAGGGCCTGGGTATGCCGGTGGGCCGCGGCTTTGAATATCTGGATGGTCGCGCCGAGGACAAGGTGCAGTCACAGACCGTGCTGTACGGCAACTCCTACGATATGGTGGAAGACGCGCGCCTGGCGGCCGAGCAGGCCCAGGAAAAGCTCTCTGCGAAGTCGGTCACACCCGGCAAATATGATCTGGTGCTGGACCCATCGCACCTGTGGCTCACGATCCACGAATCCGTCGGCCACCCGCTGGAACTCGACCGCGTACTCGGTTACGAAGCCAACTTTGCCGGTACTTCCTTTGCCACCATCGACAAGTGGAAAAGTGGCAAATTCAAATACGGCAGCGACAAGGTCAACCTGTTTGCCGACAAGGTACAGGAAGGCTCGCTCGGCGCCGTCGGCTACGATGACGAAGGCGTACAGACCGGCAGTTGGGACCTGGTAAAAAACGGTGTGCTCACCAACTACCAGGCAATCCGCGACCAGGTACATATGCTCGACCAGAAGGCGTCGCACGGCTGTTGCTATGCGGACAGCTGGTCCAGCGTGCAGTTCCAGCGCATGGCCAACGTCTCGCTGCTGCCGGGCGAGGAAGAACTGAGCCTCGACGACATGATCAAGGATGTGGAAAAAGGCATCTATATCGTGGGCGACGGCTCCTTCTCCATCGACCAGCAGCGCTACAACTTCCAGTTCGGCGGCCAGCTGTTCTACGAAATCGAGAACGGTAAAATCACCGGCATGCTGGAAGACGTCGCCTACCAGTCCAACACACAGGAGTTCTGGAATTCCTGTTCGCAGATCTGTGACAAGCGCGACTACCGCCTGGGCGGCTCCTTCTTCGACGGCAAGGGCCAGCCGTCGCAGGTGAGTGCCGTTTCCCACGGCAGTGCCACCACGCGCTTTGACGGTGTGAATGTGATCAACACCAAGCGCAAGCTCGGCTAATCGTCGCCCCTGCAGTCGCCATGTCGTTACCGGCACGGCGATTGCTGGCGTTGGCAAATCAAAACCGCCCCTTAAGAAGTTTCAGAGCAGTACCCGTGTCACTCACCCGCAAACAATTTCTCCAGCGCCTGTTGCTGGCCGGTGGCGGCCTCGCATTGCCGGGTGCCGTGCGCGCGCAGAGTGACACAACACCGGCCTACGATTTTTATTTCACTCGCCTGATGTATGAATCCGGCGACTGGGATGTGGACCAGCGCATGCCATCGAATGTGCTGAACTCCCTGATCGAATACACCAACCTCAACGTCGACCCCAATGAACGCATCGTGCCCCTCGCCGATGCTTCCATGTTGCTGGCCCCTTTCTGCTACCTGGCCGGACACAAGCTGGTGGAATTTACCGCGGCAGAGGAAAAAAATTTTCGCGATTACGTGAACCGTGGCGGTTTCGTGTTCGTGGACGACTGCAATCACGATATCGACGGCCTGTTTGCCAAATCCTTTGAAGCGCAGATGACGAAACTGTTCGGCGAGGGCTGCCTGCAGAAGCTGCCGGACGACCACGATCTGTATCGCTGCTTTTTCCAGTTTGACGAATTGCCAGTGACCAGTTTCGAGCTGAACGGCTGGGGTGATGACCTGGTGCACGATTACCTCAAGGCCATCGTGGTCAATGGCCGTATCGCCGTGCTCTACAGCAACAAGGATTTCGGCTGCGAGTGGGACTACGACTACCGCAACAAGCGCTGGCTGGCCATCGACAACACCAAGTTCGCCGTCAACATTGTTATCTACGCACTTACAAGTTGAATCACCATGTACACAGTAGACACCATTGAGAACCGAATCGAAGAGCAGCAGCGCGCGCTGGAAACACTGCGCGGGGAAATCGGCAAGGTCATTGTCGGCCAGCAGGATGTGGTGGAGCAGATGCTGGTGTGCCTGCTGGCGCGCGGCCACGTATTGCTGGAGGGCGTACCGGGCCTCGGCAAAACGCTGCTGGTGAAGATCCTGGCGGACGCATCGAGCCTGGCGTTCAAGCGAGTGCAGTTCACCCCGGACCTGATGCCGGGAGACATTCTCGGCAGCGAGATCCTCGAAGAAGACCACACCACCGGCAAACGCTTTTTCAAATTCCAGCCCGGCCCGATTTTCACCAACATTCTGCTGGCGGACGAAATTAACCGCACACCGCCGAAAACCCAGGCCGCACTGCTGGAATCGATGCAGGAGTATTCCGTCACGGTTGCCGGCGAAACCATGGCCCTGCCGAAACCCTACTTCGTGCTGGCAACCCAGAACCCCATCGAACAGGCGGGCACCTATCCACTGCCGGAAGCGCAGCTGGACCGCTTCCTGCTGAATATCCATATTGACTATCCGGATGAACAGGACGAGGTCGCCATCCTGCGTGCGACCACCGGGGCCTTCGGGGAAAAGCCGTCGCCCTGTCTCGACGCCACGCAACTGCTGGAAATGCAGGCGCTGGTGCGCGAGGTCTCCGTCAGCGACAGCCTGTATGAGTATGTGGCGCAACTGGTGCGCGCCACGCGCGCTCAGAACCGGGAAGACAACCTCGGCAAATGGATCAAGTGGGGCGCCGGCCCCCGCGCCGGGCAGGCGCTGATTCTCGCCGCCAAGGCGCGCGCCTTCCTGCACCGCCGCCTCGCCGTTACCCGCGCGGATATCCAGGCGCTGCTGCTGCCGGTACTGCGCCACCGCATCCTGCTGAGCTTCCACGCCCAGGCCGACGGCATCACCGTGCAGCAGGTGCTGCAGGAGTTGCTGAAGACCGTGCCGGAACCCGGTAGGGACTGACGGAGTAGTAGTCGGTGCAATTGATTGATCCGCTGACGCTGGCGAGTACCCGCGACCTGGTGTGGCTTTCGCGGCACATTGCCGAGGGCATGCTGCTGGGCATGCAACACAGCCAGCGCCGCGGTGCCGGTATCGAGTTCCAGCAGTACCGCAGTTACGAGCCCGGCGATGCCATCCGGTACATAGACTGGAAGCTGTTTGCGCGCTCCGACCGCTATTTTGTGCGCGAGGCGGAACAGGAGAGTCAGATGCATGTGTGCATCGTGCTCGATACCAGCGCGTCGATGGCGCAACCGAGCTTCATCGAGCCGCAACTCACCAAGTTGCAGTACGCGAAATGCTGGATTGCGACGCTGTGCTGGCTGCTGAAAAACCAAAACGACCGCTTTTCCCTGCTGGCACTGAACGATCGCGGCAACCGGCATGTGCCCGAGGGCCAGGGCGAAGGCCACCACCGACGCATTGCGCTGGAACTGGAATCCCTCGAGGCCGCCGGCCACTGGCCGGACAGCACGCAACTGGCACCGGTGTGGGCGCGATTTGAACAGCCCTGCCAGGTGGTGCTGGTGAGCGACTTCTTCGAGCGCGATGCAAACGGGAATGGGAACGGAGAAGCCACCGGGGAACTCAGCCGCTTTGCCGCGCGCCTGCACGCTGCCGGCAGACCCTGCCTGCCAATGCAGATACTGGTGGAGGCAGAACAGACATTCCCGTTCCATGGCGACCTCCGAATCCGCGATCCGGAAGCGCCCGGTATTACCGAGCTTGGGGCATCACAACAGCGCAACGAATACCTCGCCGCCTTTGCCTCGGCACAGAGACAGCTCGCCGCGCACTTTGCCGCGCGCGAGTGTCCGCTGATTACCACCACGGTGGAAACCCCCATAGAGCAGTCGCTGCGCGCATTCATCGGCGCACACGGGAGGATCGGTTGAGATGCCCGTGAGCGAAACCTTGTTGCTGCAGATTCCCTCCTGGCTGTGGTTGCTGTGCGCCCTCGCCGTGCCACTGCTTATTCATTTGCTGCGCCAAAGCAACCCGCAGGAAATCACCTTTGCGGCCGTGCACTGGCTGCAGCAGCGGCGCCAGCGCCGCTGGAAGCAGTGGTTTGTACGCGACAAGCTTTTGCTGCTGTTGCGCCTGCTACTGCTCACCCTGCTGGTTCTCGCGCTGGCGCAGCCACTGTTGCTGCGGAATACACAGCCTTCGGCACAACGGTTATTGGTGGACCCCGAAGTAACCCCGGCGTATCTGCAGCAGTTTCTCGCCGATCACCCGCAGATTCGTGAGGGCTACTGGTTGCAGCCATCGCCGCAGCCTGTGACCGAGTCGCGCCCTGCCGCCCGTGATCTCTGGCTGACACTGTCTCAGCTGGCGGATGCCAGCGAGTTTCGGCGCGCGCATATCCTGCTGGCGCGAGAAAACAATGCCAGCGGCCACGATAGCTTCCGCTACAGCCCGCACTGGCAATGGCACGCCGCCAATAGCGGGAATGGTGCGGACACACCAGCGCTGCCGCGTATCGCAGTGCTCGGCGGTGAGCCAGCCTGGCTGCAACCGCTGATACAACAACTGGCGGGATCCACACTGCCGCAACTTGTGCTGCAGCGGCTGCCGGCCGATGCAACTCCGGTTGTTGGCGATATCGACTGGCTGATCTACGACACACCCGGCCCCTTGCCGCAGCGGATTGCAGAATTCCTGCGCGCGGGCGGGCTGCTGATTTCCGATGCGCGGGTAACCGCGGACAGCACATTCCGTTTTATCGATATTGATGCGCAAACAGGGCTGGAAACGGCGCCCGTCGGCCGCGGCAGCTGGCTGCGCTACCGGCGCGACTGGCACAGTGCGGCGTTTTCCCATGATGCGAATTTGCCGCAACGACTGTGGCAGCAGTGGTCCACCCAGGACTGGCAGTGGCAGCACGCCAGCCGTGGCCGGTGGTCGATGGATGCGCTGCCGGGAACCGAGCTTGCGGACGAGCAGGTAATACACAGCCAACGCCAGCCTCTGCAACAGGCTCTGATATTTGCCTTTGCGCTGCTGTTGCTGCTGGAGCGCTCGCTGGCGCTGTGGCGACGTCCCGCGACGACCGGAGGTGATAAACGGTGAGTAAGCATCATCTTCTCGGGCAAGTTCTCGGACAAGCCGCGCGCCGCTGGCGCAAGCGCGCGCTGGCGCCCTATGCCTGGCTGGCCCTCGCCGTCGTTGCAGCGATGGCCGCAGCCCACCAATTTTTACCATTGCCACCTTGGGCCATGGCAGTCGCCGGTGCCTGCGTGGTGCTGGCAGTGCTGCTGGACCGCTGCTGGCGCCTGCCGCCGGCGGCGCTGTGTGCCCGGCTGGATGCGCGCTTTCCGCAGCTGGAGGATAGCTGCCATCTGCTGCTGGAAAATCCACAATCGCTGACCCCGCTCGCGCAACTGCAACGCCAGCGCACCGAGCGAGCTTTGCAGGCGTTGCTGGAACAGGGAGAACTCAAACAATTTGGCCCACGCCGTGTACGCAGCCCGTTGCTCAATGCCACCGGTGCCTGTATCGGTCTGCTGGTATTTTTTACCGTGAAGCAGCTGGGTACAGGCTCCGTTGCACAGGTACAACAGGATGCCATTGTCGACGCGCATGTAACCCAACAATCCACTGCGGCCATAATCGAGGCAAGTGCCCGCATCGAGCCGCCATCCTATACCGGCCTCCCCGCGTACTTAAGCAATCTGGAAATCGAAGCACCGGAACAATCACGTGTTACCTGGGATGTCACCCTGAACGCACCCGCCGACCGCTTGCAGATGCTCGCCGCCGAGGAGGTATTTGACTTCACACCGGTTGACTCGCTGCCGAGCAGCCGCTGGCAGCTGACGCGCGTGCTGTCGGCAACGGATTTCTACCAGCTCTCGCTAGTACCCACCACTGCTGTACCGACCGCCGCGGCCACGGAAACCACGCAACCGGTACTGTTACCGGATCTGCACAATATCGAGGTCAAGGCGGACCGGCCGCCGGAGTTTTCTTTCGATTACCCGCGGGACAATGTGACCGTGCTCGACGTACAGGGGCGCGCGCAGTCCGCGCTGCTGCAAGTCAGCGTGGCCGTGCAGGATGATTTTGCGATAACCAAAACAGATCTGCTGCTGACGCTTGCCAGTGGCAGCGGAGAGAATGTGCGCTTTCGCAATGAGCGCATAAAGCTGGAACCGCAGCGCGCACAGGGCACGCAGAAACACTACCGTTTTTCCATCCCGGTGGAGCGGTATGAAATCGAGCCCGGCGATGAACTCTACTGGTACCTCGAGGCGCGTGACAATCGCCAGCCGCAGGCAAATGTACAGAAAAGCCAGAACTTTATTTTGCGTTGGCCACAGGAAGAAATTTTCGGACTCAGTGACACCGAAGGCATGGCGATTAAGGTATTGCCGGAATATTTCCGCAGCCAGCGGCAGCTGATCATCGACACCGAAGCACTGCTCGCGGACCAGCAGACGATAACCGAGCGGGAATTCCGCAAACGCTCAGAATCACTCGCCTATGAACAAAATTTATTGCGTATGCGCTACGGGCGCTTCCTCGGTGAAGAGGATTCCACCATGGAGCACGGCGGCGACGCGCAGGGCGAAGATCACGATGGCGAAGAGCACGGCCAAGAGGGACACGGTGATCACCAGGAAGAACACACTACCAATCAGCAGTTCGGTGACGCCAGCGGTGTGATCGCCGCCGTCGGGCACGCCCACGACAGCTCCGACCACGCCACCCTGTTCGACCCCAAAACCAAGGAACTGCTGCGCAGTGCACTCAACGCAATGTGGAGTGCATGGCGAGACCTGTCGGTTGTGGAACCGCAGGCCTCCCTGCCCTATCAGCACACAGCGCTGCGTTACATCAAGGAAGTGCAGCAGGCGTCGCGAATTTATCTGCAGCGGGTCGGGTTTGAAATGCCGCCGCTGGACGAATCGCGGCGGCTTTCCGGTGAGCACGACAAAAAAACACCGCCGCCGGTCGACAGCCAGCGCGACGACGTCGAGCGCGCGCAACTACTCGCCCTGCTGGAACGGGTACAAAATATCGAAGCCATCGACGAGCAGGCAGAAGCCGCGCTGCGACAATTGCCGGCCGTGCGCGATGACACCAATACCCAGATCGCACTGGCCAAAAACCTGCGTCGCTACCAACAGCAACCGGACTGTGTCGATTGTCGCCAACAGCTGTCGGCACTGCTTTACGCCCTGCTGCCATCGCCATCTGCGCGCCCTGCACTGCCCCATGCAAAGCCAGCGGTCGGCGCATTCAGTGAATGGATGCAAATAAACGCGGAGACGACACCGTGATGTCCTGGTTTCCCCTGATTTGCCTGCTGGGTTTTGCAATTTCAACGCCGCTGGTTTTGCGCCAGGGAACTTCCATTCTGCGGCGATTTGGCAAGATCGCACTGCAGGGGGCGATCTGGCTACTGGTGTGGTCGCTGTTTACACCGCCGGCGCTGCTGCCGGTCGAATCGGAGGCACAGCTCAAAGCCACATCGGCCGCGGATGTTAACCGTCAATTTTCCGCCGCACAGATACAGTCCGCAGACACCCTGCAGATTCCCGGTGATGGCCTGCTGCGCGATGGTCTGCGAGATCTGCCACCGGTGCGCCTGCAACCCGGGGAGACATCGCCCCAGCCCGGCTGGCAAGTACAGTGGACGCGGGAAATCAACCTGGGTGAACCGCTGCGGCTACAGGTCGCGCTGGATGACGGACAACAATTACCGGCAAAACTGGTGCTCGAAGACCCGTTCGGTAGCGACGCGGGTTCTGCGCTGCTCAGTACGGAAAACCGGGAGCTCATACTGCAGGCCTGGCCGAAGCTGGCGGGCAACTGGTTGTATCGGGTGCGGATCGAAACCGAGGGCAGCCCGGCCCGCATTGAAACGCTACCAGTCACAGTGCGCGATCCACAGAGTCCACACGTGCTGGTGTGGCTTGCGCGCCCCGGATTTGAATCCGCCGCGCTCGCGCGCTGGTTGCGACAGTCGGGCACACCAACCCAGGTGGTTACACAACTGGCGCCGGAAATACAGCGAAGCGAAACCTTCAACAACCAGTCGCCGATCAAAAATAATCTTTTGGACAGCGCACATCCTATTGACCTTGTGATTCTCGACAGTCGCCTGTGGTCGCAATTTACTGCCGCGCAGCGCAAACAACTGGAGAAGCTCGCGACGAATAAATCGCTGTTGTGGCTGGTGGATGACGACAGTTCACCGGCGTTTGTTTCCTATGCCACCAGTCGCGGTATGCCGCTGGAAAAATCCGTCGCGAGCGCTGTTGCCTATGCTGAGCCGGCAGCAGACACCGAAATACCTGCCCTGCAGCTGACGGGTTTGCGACCGGTGCAGGTACACGACGGCGATGCCGCGATTTCTGCCGGCGAGCAGGTGATTTACTGGGCGCGGGTGCAGCCGCAGTCATCCATCGGTTTCGTTTTCTTCCGCAACAGCTACCGCTGGCAGACCGCGGGAAATGCCCGCGAATTCGCGCAACTGTGGAAGCAGCTGTTCGATCACCAACTGGCGCTAAGGGGTGAACACACAGGCGTCGCGGTCAGCACGGAGCTGCCGCGCGCCGGTGAACGGATCGGTTTGTGCAGCGAAGGCTTCGCGGAAAATCCGCCGCAGCTGCGCCGTGCTGCTGAAACGGGAAGCGGGATACAGCAGCCGGTTGCACTGGGTGGCGCGCCCGCCGCTAACAACGAACATGGACGCTGCTACAGTTTCTGGCCGCAACAATCCGGCTGGTACCAGCTGGCGGAGTCCGATTTTGGCTTTTACGTGCATGGGATAGATGCCTGGCCAGAGTGGCGCGCGGCGATCGAGCGGCGAGAGATACGGCTAATGGCCAGTGCGCGACTGGGCCCGCAGGTTGCGGACGACGGAGCCAGAGCGCCATTGCCGCGCTACTGGATCGCGCTCGCACTGCTGGCGGCGCTGGTGCTGAGCTGGTGGCGGGAACGCAGTAGCCTGCGCTGAGCCTGACCGAACACGGGAGTCGACACTTCAAAAACGCGCAATTCCTTTACTGTCCTTGCGCAATCCTTCACGCGGACATCCTCAAAGTACCGACTCCGGTATTCAGTCGCACTGGCTGCGGAATATACAGCGGCGGCGCCGATACCGGCGCCGCCATCTGCATAGCGGGTGCAGTTGAACCGAACCCGAAAATTATTTCTCTACAAACGCGCGCTCGATCACGTACTCGCGGGGCACGCCCGCGCGGGTTTCCTTGAAACCCCAGTCGTCGAGGATCTTGGTCAGATCCTTGAGCATGGAGGGGGAGCCGCACAACATGAAACGGTCCTCTTCCACATTCGGCTTGGGCAGCCCCAGGTCGCTGAACAGTTTGCCTGACAGCATCAGGTCGGTGAGACGACCGTTGTTGCGGTAGGCTTCGCGGGTCACAGTGGGGTAGTACAGCAGCCCCTGCTGGACCATCTCGCCGAAAAACTCGTGTTCCGGCAGCTCTTTTTCGATGTAGTCCTGATAGGCCAGCTCGGACTTGTACCGCACACCGTGGGTCAGGATCACCTGGTCGAAGCGTTCGTACACACTCGGGTCGCGGATAATGCTCATGAACGGCGCCAGACCGGTGCCGGTGGACAGCAGCCACAAGCGCTTGCCCGGCAGCAGGTGGTCGGCCACCAGGGTGCCGGTGGGCTTGCGCCCCACATAGATCTCGTCGCCGGGCTGGATTTTCTGCAGCTGTGACGTCAGTGGACCGTCCGGCACCTTGATGCTGAAAAACTCCAGCTCGTCCTCGTAGTTGGCACTGGCAATCGAGTAGGCGCGCAGCAATGGGCGGCCGTTGGACTGCTCCAGGCCAATCATGGTGAAGTGGCCGTTTTCGAAGCGGAAAGCGGGATCGCGGCTGGTCTTGAAACTGAATAGGGTGTCGTTCCAGTGATGGACTTCGAGCACCGTCTCCTTATTCAAATTAGACATATCAATAGAACCACTTATTCCTGAGCTTTTTGCTGGGTGAATTCTAGCTCTGGTTTATCCATAGGGAAAATGGGATATTTCGATATTCGTTATCTGTTTTATTGATTAACCAGGAGTGCCCGTGCGCTATTCCCTGCGCCAGCTTGAGGTCTTCCTCGCCTGCGCCCATCACGAAAATGTGAGCCGCGCGGCGGAGAGCCTGAACATGTCCCAGTCCGCTGCGTCTACCGCGCTCAAGGAGTTCGAGCAACAGTTCGACCTGCGCCTGTTCGAGCGCACCGGCAAGCGCCTGCGGCTCAATGAGCTGGGGCGACAACTGTGGCCGCGGGCGGAGGAGTTGCTGGAGCGGGCGCGGGAACTGGAAGCAACGCTACTGGCCCACGGCGACCTGGGCCGGTTGAAGATCGGCGCCACCCTCACCATCGGCAACTATCTGGCGGCGGGGATTATGGCCCGCTATATGGAGGAGCAGCCGGGTG
Encoded here:
- a CDS encoding AAA family ATPase, with product MYTVDTIENRIEEQQRALETLRGEIGKVIVGQQDVVEQMLVCLLARGHVLLEGVPGLGKTLLVKILADASSLAFKRVQFTPDLMPGDILGSEILEEDHTTGKRFFKFQPGPIFTNILLADEINRTPPKTQAALLESMQEYSVTVAGETMALPKPYFVLATQNPIEQAGTYPLPEAQLDRFLLNIHIDYPDEQDEVAILRATTGAFGEKPSPCLDATQLLEMQALVREVSVSDSLYEYVAQLVRATRAQNREDNLGKWIKWGAGPRAGQALILAAKARAFLHRRLAVTRADIQALLLPVLRHRILLSFHAQADGITVQQVLQELLKTVPEPGRD
- a CDS encoding DUF58 domain-containing protein encodes the protein MQLIDPLTLASTRDLVWLSRHIAEGMLLGMQHSQRRGAGIEFQQYRSYEPGDAIRYIDWKLFARSDRYFVREAEQESQMHVCIVLDTSASMAQPSFIEPQLTKLQYAKCWIATLCWLLKNQNDRFSLLALNDRGNRHVPEGQGEGHHRRIALELESLEAAGHWPDSTQLAPVWARFEQPCQVVLVSDFFERDANGNGNGEATGELSRFAARLHAAGRPCLPMQILVEAEQTFPFHGDLRIRDPEAPGITELGASQQRNEYLAAFASAQRQLAAHFAARECPLITTTVETPIEQSLRAFIGAHGRIG
- a CDS encoding BatA domain-containing protein, translated to MPVSETLLLQIPSWLWLLCALAVPLLIHLLRQSNPQEITFAAVHWLQQRRQRRWKQWFVRDKLLLLLRLLLLTLLVLALAQPLLLRNTQPSAQRLLVDPEVTPAYLQQFLADHPQIREGYWLQPSPQPVTESRPAARDLWLTLSQLADASEFRRAHILLARENNASGHDSFRYSPHWQWHAANSGNGADTPALPRIAVLGGEPAWLQPLIQQLAGSTLPQLVLQRLPADATPVVGDIDWLIYDTPGPLPQRIAEFLRAGGLLISDARVTADSTFRFIDIDAQTGLETAPVGRGSWLRYRRDWHSAAFSHDANLPQRLWQQWSTQDWQWQHASRGRWSMDALPGTELADEQVIHSQRQPLQQALIFAFALLLLLERSLALWRRPATTGGDKR
- a CDS encoding ferredoxin--NADP reductase encodes the protein MSNLNKETVLEVHHWNDTLFSFKTSRDPAFRFENGHFTMIGLEQSNGRPLLRAYSIASANYEDELEFFSIKVPDGPLTSQLQKIQPGDEIYVGRKPTGTLVADHLLPGKRLWLLSTGTGLAPFMSIIRDPSVYERFDQVILTHGVRYKSELAYQDYIEKELPEHEFFGEMVQQGLLYYPTVTREAYRNNGRLTDLMLSGKLFSDLGLPKPNVEEDRFMLCGSPSMLKDLTKILDDWGFKETRAGVPREYVIERAFVEK